In the genome of Neovison vison isolate M4711 chromosome 3, ASM_NN_V1, whole genome shotgun sequence, one region contains:
- the B3GNT7 gene encoding UDP-GlcNAc:betaGal beta-1,3-N-acetylglucosaminyltransferase 7 codes for MSLWKKTVYKSVCLSLALLVAVTVFQRSLTPHQFLQEPPPPTREPQKAQNPSGHLVNPNSFWKNPKDVAAPTPMARRGPQTWDVSTTNCSANVNLTHQPWFQGLEPHFRQFLTYRHCRYFPMLLNHPEKCRGTVYLLVVVKSVITQHDRREAIRQTWGLEQELGSRGAVRTLFLLGTASKQEERAHYQQLLAYEDRLYGDILQWDFLDSFFNLTLKEIHFLKWFDIYCPHVQFIFKGDDDVFVNPTNLLEFLADRQPQEDLFVGDVLQHARPIRKKDNKYYIPGVLYSKPSYPPYAGGGGFLMAGGLARRLHRACDTLELYPIDDVFLGMCLEVLSVQPTAHEGFKTFGISRNRNSRMNKEPCFFRSMLVVHKLLPAELLAMWGLVHGNLTCARKLQVL; via the exons ATGTCTCTGTG gaAGAAAACAGTCTACAAGAGCGTGTGCCTGTCCCTGGCCTTGCTTGTGGCAGTAACAGTATTCCAGCGCAGTCTAACCCCCCACCAGTTTCTGCAAGAGCCCCCACCGCCCACCCGGGAGCCACAGAAGGCCCAGAATCCCAGTGGACACCTGGTGAACCCCAACAGCTTCTGGAAGAACCCCAAGGATGTGGCTGCACCCACGCCCATGGCCCGGCGAGGGCCCCAGACTTGGGACGTCAGTACCACTAACTGCTCAGCCAACGTCAACCTGACCCACCAGCCCTGGTTCCAGGGCCTGGAGCCCCATTTCCGGCAGTTTCTGACCTACCGGCACTGCCGCTACTTCCCCATGCTGCTGAACCACCCGGAGAAGTGCCGTGGCACTGTCTACCTGCTGGTGGTGGTCAAGTCGGTCATCACGCAGCACGACCGCCGCGAGGCCATCCGCCAGACCTGGGGcctggagcaggagctggggagcCGCGGCGCTGTGCGCACCCTCTTCCTGCTGGGCACGGCCTCCAAGCAAGAGGAGCGCGCCCACTACCAGCAGCTGCTGGCCTACGAGGACCGGCTGTACGGCGACATCCTGCAGTGGGACTTCCTGGACAGCTTCTTCAACCTGACCCTCAAGGAGATCCACTTCCTCAAGTGGTTTGACATCTACTGCCCCCACGTCCAGTTCATCTTCAAGGGCGACGACGACGTCTTTGTCAACCCCACCAACCTGCTGGAGTTTCTGGCCGACCGGCAGCCGCAGGAGGACCTGTTCGTGGGTGATGTCCTGCAGCACGCCCGGCCCATCCGCAAGAAAGACAACAAGTACTACATCCCGGGGGTCCTGTACAGCAAGCCCAGCTACCCGCCGTACGCGGGCGGGGGCGGCTTCCTCATGGCCGGCGGCCTGGCCCGGCGCCTGCACCGCGCCTGCGACACGCTGGAGCTGTACCCCATCGACGACGTCTTCCTGGGCATGTGTCTGGAGGTGCTGAGCGTGCAGCCCACGGCCCACGAGGGCTTCAAGACGTTCGGCATCTCCCGGAACCGCAACAGCCGCATGAACAAGGAGCCCTGCTTCTTCCGCTCCATGCTGGTGGTGCACAAGCTGCTGCCGGCGGAGCTGCTGGCCATGTGGGGGCTGGTGCACGGCAACCTCACCTGCGCCCGCAAGCTGCAGGTACTCTGA